The Candidatus Melainabacteria bacterium RIFOXYA2_FULL_32_9 genomic sequence GTGATTATAATGTTATCAGCTTCAAGGATATCTTTTACATTGATATTTGATGGTAAAATCACTTTAACATTAGGGATATTTCTTGCAGATAGTCCCAAATGCTGATTTTCTGCATTACTAAGTTCAGCTATAATAAGCACTTTGCCACTTATTTCTAATGATTCAAGAACTTTTAAAAGTTCTTTAGTTTTTGGTTGAGCAATTGCAGTAAAATCTTTAACGATTTTAATATTTTCTGTTCTTGCTGAAAGAGCTGATCTTAAAGCCAATCTACGTGCTTTTGTAGGCATAGAGATTGAATAATCTCTTGGTTTTGGTCCAAATATTACACCACCACCTGCAAATAATGGGCTTCTTAAACTACCTGCACGAGCTCTACCAGTTCCTTTTTGCTTCCAAGGCTTTTTACCACCGCCTCTAACTTCAGCACGGGTTTTAGTAGAAGCTGTGCCAGCTCTAGCATTTGTAAGTTGTCTTCTTAACGCAAGGTGCATTACATGTATATTAGGTTCAATACCAAAAACCTTTTCATCTAAGTCTATTTGGCCTAATTGTGCACCATTACTACTATGTAAAATTGTTTGTTTCGGCATAATTATATTCCTCAGAAATCAGTATGGAACCTATCCATTCCATTTAGTAATCGATGGTTTGATTGTAACTAACTTGCCTTCAGGACCTGGGACGGATCCTTTAATGAGAATAATATTTTTCTCATTATCAACTTTAACAACAGTTAACTTTCTAACTGTTACTGTTTTATTACCCATATTACCGGCCATTTTTAGGCCTTTAA encodes the following:
- a CDS encoding 50S ribosomal protein L4; the protein is MPKQTILHSSNGAQLGQIDLDEKVFGIEPNIHVMHLALRRQLTNARAGTASTKTRAEVRGGGKKPWKQKGTGRARAGSLRSPLFAGGGVIFGPKPRDYSISMPTKARRLALRSALSARTENIKIVKDFTAIAQPKTKELLKVLESLEISGKVLIIAELSNAENQHLGLSARNIPNVKVILPSNINVKDILEADNIIITESAISDITERLLKK